The DNA window CATCCGGACCCGCGGGCTCATCGGGGACAAGTTCGTGAACCTCTCTCCCGGGGCGTCGGACCGCCTGATCCCCCCCGGCGGGAAGATCCGGGAGACCGAGTCCGCCGTGGACCTGGAGGGGCTGATCGGTGAGTTCATCCACGGAAGCGCCAGGTAAGGCGGTCCCGGAAGGGGCGCAGACGCCCTCACGGCGGAATTATTATGCCTGGGCACTCCTGACAGCCGCCCTTTGGGCCTTCCCCGGTTTCTCCCTCGCCGGCGCGCCCACCGAGCAGATCCGGGGGACGATCGACCGGGCGATCGAAACTCTCAAGGATCCCGCGCTTGCGGCAAAGGGGAAGAGGGAGGAGCGCCGGGGATTGCTTCGGAAGGAGATCGCGCCGGCGTTCGATTTCGCGGAGATGTCGAAGCGCTCCCTCGGGACCCGCTGGCGCGAAAGAACGCCCGAGGAACGGAACCGGTTCGTCGTCCTTTTCCGGGAGTTGCTCGAAAACTCCTATCTCGGGAA is part of the Candidatus Deferrimicrobiaceae bacterium genome and encodes:
- a CDS encoding ABC transporter substrate-binding protein yields the protein MSSSTEAPGKAVPEGAQTPSRRNYYAWALLTAALWAFPGFSLAGAPTEQIRGTIDRAIETLKDPALAAKGKREERRGLLRKEIAPAFDFAEMSKRSLGTRWRERTPEERNRFVVLFRELLENSYLGKIEGYEGEAIRYGKETVDGPYAVVKTLVVTRKGQEIPVDYRMLVDGGKWRIYDVAIEGISLVNNYRSQFNSILQKSSFAEMMEKLGATVREQKP